From the Clarias gariepinus isolate MV-2021 ecotype Netherlands chromosome 3, CGAR_prim_01v2, whole genome shotgun sequence genome, one window contains:
- the slc25a44b gene encoding solute carrier family 25 member 44b: protein MQQKRNIQIIEWEDLDKRKFYSFGVFMTMTIRATVYPAMLIRTRLQVQKGKSLYSGTYDAFRKILRAEGVRGLYRGFMVNTFTLISGQAYITTYELVRKYVSNYSKDNTVKSLVAGGSASLVAQSITVPIDVISQQLMMQGEGQHLTRFKVKPQATSGAKHRVTFGQTRDIIAQIFAADGFRGFYRGYVASLLTYIPNSAVWWPFYHFYAEQLSKMAPNDCPHLLLQAVAGPLAGATASTVTNPMDVVRARVQVEGRTSVIETFKDLLREEGSWGMTKGLSARIISSTPTAIVMVVGYETLKKLSLRPELVDSRHW from the exons ATGCAGCAAAAGAGAAACATCCAAATCATAGAATGGGAGGACTTGGACAAGCGCAAGTTCTACTCTTTTGGCGTCTTCATGACTATGACCATCCGTGCTACAGTCTACCCTGCCATGCTCATTCGCACCAGGCTGCAGGTTCAGAAGGGAAAATCACTTTACAGCGGCACCTACGATGCCTTCCGGAAAATCCTGCGAGCTGAGGGGGTTCGGGGTCTTTACCGCGGTTTCATGGTGAACACCTTTACACTCATATCAGGACAGGCGTATATCACGACGTATGAGCTGGTGAGGAAGTATGTCTCCAATTACTCCAAGGACAACACTGTAAAGTCGCTGGTGGCAGGAGGGTCAGCATCGCTGGTTGCTCAGAGCATCACGGTTCCCATCGACGTGATCTCTCAGCAGCTCATGATGCAGGGTGAAGGGCAGCATCTGACTCGCTTTAAAGTCAAACCACAAGCAACATCTGGAGCGAAGCACAGAGTGACTTTCGGCCAGACGAGAGACATTATAGCTCAGATATTTGCAGCAGACGGGTTTCGTGGGTTTTACAGAGGATATGTGGCGTCTCTTCTCACCTACATCCCCAACAGCGCGGTCTGGTGGCCTTTTTACCACTTTTACGCTG AACAGCTCTCTAAAATGGCGCCGAATGACTGCCCGCATTTACTACTGCAAGCAGTGGCTGGACCACTGGCAGGTGCCACTGCCTCCACCGTCACCAATCCAATGGATGTAGTCCGAGCCAGGGTTCAG GTTGAAGGCAGAACATCAGTCATTGAGACTTTCAAGGATCTGCTCAGAGAAGAAGGATCCTGGGGGATGACCAAGGGTCTCTCTGCCCGCATCATATCCTCCACTCCTACAGCAATAGTCATGGTCGTCGGCTACGAAACCCTAAAAAAACTGAGCCTCCGGCCAGAGCTGGTCGATTCCAGACACTGGTAA